From the Salminus brasiliensis chromosome 15, fSalBra1.hap2, whole genome shotgun sequence genome, the window aattttgtatatattataaacaataacgatatttttacaatatatatttaatcatttttatattattattattattattattattattaatttatttatttatttatgtatttatttatttattttttctttgcttGTATTTTACTGACTGCTTGATTTGGCTTATACTTCATTATCTTGGACAGTCTTGGACAGTATTTACCCATGGCCAGTAATAACACCTCCACTGTTGGCCAGAGGGAGGCGCTTTTGCTCGTTTACCTTCCGCCACCTCCGTCATTTCCCTCTAGAAGAAGAAGTGGAGCAGACAGGCTGTCTGCGCTGCTTCTgctggagaagaaagaaggcCTCAGCCTGTGTGTTTGCAGAGCTGGGGGAAGGTGGAGGATTACAGGGAGGTGCTGGTGAGGTGGGTCCAGGCTtgctctgctgcagctctgtttgcatctcctcctcctcctccatctcctctttcatctcctcctcctcttccttcatctcctcctactcctcctcctccttcatctCATCCTactccatctcctcctcctcttccatcTCCTCCtacatctcctcctcctcttccttcatctccttctcctcctcagcTCAGTCCCTTTGCTTCTGCAGGCCTCAGGAGGAGAGTGAAGCTCTGAGGATGTCTGTGGAGACCAGTGGCTGTGAAGATGGAGAGGTCACTATAACCATCCAGCTCACTCAGGAGGAGAGCTCTGCGGACTCTGGTACCTGCACCAGGGCGGTGGGCACTGACCTCACCATGATGGACATTGGGATGCTGGAGGACCTGCAGAGTGAGAACATGCAGCTGAGGAGGCTGGTGGCTTCACTGGAGGCCAAATTAAagtggagggaggaggaggaggagcagcagctaAACACTGAGGTCTGTTAGAGTGCATCATGGTGCTTtaagggagggggggtggtctAAGATGGCtaaggtgaagggaagcagacgtctgaagctctaataaaagcttcTAATAAAACACGCTGCcggatgcctgagacactgttctaccagagttctgagaagagctcggctctagaacctgcttttaaaatcagatcattaaaatggtggagggatacatgctgcagggtgtagtgcggctacagaaagtagtccctaaagaaaacctCACCATCTCAGTTGGATATCTTGGTCCTGGAGCTTGCCAAACTGCACTCTAGCACTGGATGACACTTGCTGAtcattagattagatttgtTATTTGAATCTCCCTCttggtggcgcagtagagcacTGTTTTGAAGCAGTTCTACGACTTCCAGTGACAGCAAACCAGAcaaaagtacagcctccaaacatggtggaggtagattcacacactgttactagTTTGGtgatacactgtgtgtccaaatatttgtggacaccccttctagtgaacccaaatgtacacacacacatacactcggcttgtctagtccctttagagaagtactaccaatagattaggactctggagcagatcaacattgtgaccctattggctccatgctgcctaataatgccaggcgtgggctagaggggtgtaaagccccccagcattgagctgtggagcagtggaagaactgtgttctctggaatgatggtggtggagctccatccagtacttttgggatgagttggggagttggggatgatgaggtgggatggtgatcatccaacatcctgacctcactaactctcttgttgctgaatgcaataaaattctcatagcaatgctcctccaaaatgtatgtgtcttcttctctggacagtagagacagttactgcaacaaaagcagaatcaactttttaatacccttgattaaaaaaaaaaaaagatgtttgagcaggtgtcccaatacttttgtcaacataatGTGGATCTCCTCAGTTGGTGGTAGCTGgtcagcagtgttttttttttttaggtgctGTTTGAGGACTTGCAGAGGGCAACAGGGACGGAAGGCAGCAGAGACCAGCCCACAGTAccggagctggaggaggagcacaGTCTGAACTCCGGTGGTCAGTCTGGACTGACCGCCACAGAAACACAGGACAACCATGAAAGTGAAAACCAGTGTGCACCTCTGAAACCAGCTGATATGCCCAGTCCCTTTCCTGCCTGTAACACTGACCCAAGCCATGTGGGATTACCTTACCCTGCATACAGAGGAGAGGAACAGCAAGCGCCATTAGACCTCTGTGCAGTGAAGCTGAGGAACAGCAGGAGAACAGGGGAGCACAAGTCCAGTGATGAACAGTCAGACTCAAGTGAGTGTTtgtgtagattcatactggataataatgttattacaaagataagatagtcctttattatttccgcagtggggaaattcataCTGTGGGGAaagtcatactggatattaatgctattagagcttcatttgggatattaatgttattagagcttcatacgggatattaatgttattagagcttcatacgggatattaatgctattagaacttcatacgggatattaatgttattagagcttcatactggatattaatgttattataagttcatactggatattaatgttattataagttcatactggataataatgttattagagcttcatactggatattaatgttactataaattcatactggatattaatgttattagagcttcatactggatattaatgctattataaattcatactggatattaatgttattagagcttcatactggatattaatgctattataaattcatactggtattaaatgttattagagcttcatactggatattaatgttattacagattcatactgaattttaatgttattagaacttcatactggattttaaAATGTTGCACTTATCAGGTcttgtttctgtctttcttcaGAAACTACAGGAGAGCCCAGCCAGTTATCCTCTGATTTTGGGAGTAATCTCTCTTCTTCAGAACTGGTGGACCACCACATGAAACTTTACAGTGGGCTGAAGTTCCACTCACAGTACGGAATCGCCTTCTCAAAATCGCCTCATCTCAGAAGATGCGTGAGGTTACCCAGTAGTGACAGACGTTTCCAGTGCTTTCATTGTGGTAAGATGTTTGCACAGCTAAAAGACTTTAAAACCCATTACAGAACCCACATCCAAGGGCGGCCCTACCAGTGTTCCCAGTGTGACAGGAGCTTTACATGCACGGCAAGCCTTACCATCCATCAGAAGGTCCACACCGGGGAGAAGCTGCACAAGTGTGCCCAGTGCAATCAAACGTTCGCTCTCTCAAGAGATCTAAAAAAGCACCGCAAGATTCATATCCGAGAGAAGCCTTACCAGTGCTCCACCTGTGGAAAGAAGTTCTTGCAGCTGTCGATACTGAAGATCCACGAGAGGATGCACACCGGAGAGAAGCCGTACCAGTGCTCCCAGTGTGGCAAGACCTGCACGAGGCTGGACAACCTCAAAATCCATCAACGGATGCACACTGGAGAAAAGCCCTACAAGTGCCCCGTCTGTGGGATGCAGTTTTCCTACTCCTCCATCCTCAAAAACCACCAAAGGACGCATACCAAAGAGAAGCCTTACCGGTGCTCCCAGTGCAAGAAGACCTTCACTCACTCGGCAAGCCTTACCAACCACCAGAGAATTCATACCGGAGAGAGGCCTTACCAGTGCTCAGAGTGCAACAAGACGTTCATGAGGCTCAGCGACCTCAAAACCCACTACCGGACtcacaccggagagaagccTTACGAGTGCCTTCTGTGCGGGAAGAAGTTCTCCCACCCGTCCAACCTCAAAAACCATCAGCGGACGCACCTGAAGGAGAAGCCTTACAAGTGCATCCAGTGCGGCAAGACGTTCAGTCGGTCCACGTACCTCACAGCACATCTGAGAACCCACACCGGAGAGAAGCCCTTCCCGTGCTCCCAGTGTGACAAACCGTTTGCGAGACTGAGCGACCTAAAAAACCACTACAGAGTTCATACTGGAGAGAAGCCCTGCCTTTGCTCCATCTGCGGAAAGGGGTTCGCCAAGTCGTCTGCACTTCGCCGGCACAAGCGGACTCATGCAGAGACTAAGAACACGACTATAACGTAAAGTGCTAGATTCTGGCCTCTACTGTATCTCGTATGGCTAGGTTACTAAGCTGGGCCATGGTTCCCAAAGCCTCTGTAACTtgtagtagagagagagagtgggcaaTGTGACGCTCGCTCTACCATTTAAGTTGGGGGACCCAAGCTTGTTTATCAGTACGATATTTTCAATGATGGGCCAAAACGTTTGtgccacactcttaaaaatgaaggtgctacaaaaggttctttgagtgatgtcatAGGAGAACCATCGTTGGTTCCTTGAAGATCCAATTTGGTAAGAAAGAtctgagtgtaaagaacctttacatccacttCTTAACCCATTAAAAATTGTGCTCTTCCTGCACAATTCTTCTACACAAATGATGAAGCCCTTTGTAACTTAGTAACTTGtagtagagagagagggcaatGTGATGCTCACTCTACCATTTAAGTTGGGGGATCCACCCCTTTTATATAGATTGCAGTCAAGGATTTAAGATCTAagacatttacggcatttagctgacactcttatccacaggttactcgtattacagaagtgggccaacgtagtgttaggagtcttgcccaaggactcttattggtgtagtgcagcatagtcacccagaccgggaatcgaaccccagtctccaacatgtaaaggtaaaggtgaaggtaaaggtgcacgtatttgtcactgtacagtgtacactgtacagcgaaatgtgtcctccgcatttaacccatctggtagtgaacacacacactcacacacacacacacacacacacacacacacacacacacacacacacacacacgtgttaggggcagtgagtacacacacacacccagagcggtgggcagccaactccagcgcccggggagcagagagggtaaagggccttgctcaagggcccaacagtggcagcttgccgagcccgggaatcgaacccacaaccctgttatcgatatcccggcgctctaaccgctgagccaccactgccccatgccCCATGTtgtggcagctcactggcaCGTAGTGGTGTCATCTGTTGTGCGGTGACCTACTTCACTCACCATTACCAGATCGCATACACCGGTCAGCCATAGCATCAtaatcacctgcctaatatcaTCTAGGTATCCCTTGTGGAGCCAGACCAGCTCCTTCGTGGTTCATCAATGTCGCCAGGTCACTGGTTttcctttcttgaaccacttttggtaggtactgactccCCACAAGATGGTTTGGAGGCCCAGTCATCTAGACATCACATCCAACTCATTTTTCAGAGAGTTGAATCAAGGATTTAAGGTCTaagacatttacattacatttacggcatttagctgacactcttatccacaGGTTACTCgtgttacagaggtgggccaatgtagtgttaggagtcttgcccaaggactcattggtgtagtgcagcatagtcccCCAGACCAGGGCCCAAATCTAAtcccagtggcaggtagtggtgttatctgttatctgtgccacaccaaccaccatagACCGAATCTTCCAAAACAAAAGAGTGTAGGATTTTACACTCTTGGAGATTTTGGACCACTGGGCATCACTTctaaataaaccaatagaaaatGAGACCAAATctgttcattaaaaacatatttttcacATTATTGTCACATACATTTATAAGTTTTGGGATTTGCTAGCATCTGCTAGACTTGCTTAAGTTCTTTACTTTGCAGAACATATTTATATTTGCTGAGCTGAGCCAAACAAATGGAACGATACTGAAGGTAGTCTATcggtttaatttaatttaatctaaCCCAAGGCATCCAATCATTTTCAATTCACCAACAGGTCATTAAGTACAAGGTTCAGTCTTGTAACTGAGAACTTAGGAATATCTCAATATAGACTGACCGATGTCATAAAGGATCCTCGTTTGATTGCATGGAGAACCAGGAGTGTAACTTCCCAGAGTAAGAATGCTATGCTGAATTCAGTACATCTGTGTAGTGGTTAAAAACACTGCCCTCTATGTGGcaaactggggttcgattccctggacACACCAGGATACAAATGGAAAAATGgaaatgggagcccagtgcgtttccactgcaccaccacagcttggagaggtggcagtataaaaactgtttaaaagctATGAAGAAAAAAGGGCATGAACTCAAACAAAGGACAATCTAAACCTTTTCCAACTTAATATTTTCTTTCTCTAGTTTTCCTTTTCGCCACTAATTACAACAAACTTTTcagctgttcacaacttaaCTCTCTagttttaacttcagcttttcttcactgttcacaacttaaactcttcctttttaacttcagcttttctttactgttcacACCATTGACTTACTTTTAATGTGCACCCCTCTGTGCcggggaattgtgtttggctggatgtatttataccgtgccacacaggtgggtctggtcagcattgATTACCGCTTGggcttctggggcttggagttctttgctccagctccaccagctttcctactgtgctagccaggccccctgctggtggctgacggtacacaGTGCCTGCTTACAAATATGGGCTGATATCCTTTAATCACTGCAAAAAAGTGTGGTTTTGAATCATCTCTCACACAATTGGACATCCAACTTCCATTACCCTGCCTAATACACAATGCTGCCATTCTCAGTACTGGGTGTAGGAATGTAAGTTTATTTATTGCTAGACTTTTTTGATCACACTGTGGAATTGCTGGTACTTAAAGAACACCAAACAATCACGTTCCACCACAAAGAGAACCTAATACATGCCAATACTGACGTGCTTTAGATATCACCATGCAGTATTAAAGCCtgtgtgtgaaattctgtgaaTTGTGTGAAATTCTGAATGTAATGTATTCGTAGTATTTCtcattttacacttttaacTCCAGACCCTGTGGCCCACACTTCTGTACTTTCATAGCTACACTACTGCCATagttaacatcagtttcataggccctaaaatagaaccgtgtgggactccacaagacatgctAAATTAAGCTGTTACCAAATAGTTATACAATAGTTTCTGTATTAGGATTGTTGAATGAATAGTAAACCTAGGGTTTAATGGGTTAAGCAGGGCCATatgagaaccatttttggttccctaTAAAGAGAAACATGTGTGTAGAACCTATTAACAGTTTAAGaagtggatgtaaaggttctttaccagctTAAAGATTCTTCACTCTTacacaaatggttcttctagGCCTTCATCCAAAGAACCATCTGTACCACCTTTATTGTATAGAGTACTGCACTGTTTTTTGTGTAAGTATCGTAGTTTGGCCATATCTCACAAAGTCCTTCGTGAAAGAAAGTAAGTGGTGAAATAAAACGGTAACGACATGAAGTTTGGGATTTAAGCATAGTACCCATCATGTACTTTCAATTCTAATAAATATTGTTcattctgtatttatttttttatggatAGTGGAAAGTTTAGAGACTTTCCAAAATGTAACATAACCAGAAACATGAAGACACTGACCCAACTTCACATGAGATCCTTTTATTACAAATATAATTTCTGCAAAAATTTATTTATGGTGCATTATGAAGtctaacctttaaaaaaaagcttatcCAGCTGCTGTGTAATGCCATATTTTACAATGTAGGCTACTATAACTATACATCGTTCACTTTTCACAAGGATATGTGTTAATGATAAAATCTTGAGGAAACAGTACGATGATGTAAATAGTAGCATTTAGTccataaaaaacatataaaaggAATTCCCATAAAAATActttcacagcaatgttcaatATTGCAGTTGATAAAGTTTGGTCTCTAGATTCTGGTAATATAGGCCTGATTACCTCCCGCATCCCACAAccaatattttaattaattaaaggtaaaggttgtTGGGCCAGAGAAATGCCCACCGGAAATAACAGGGGCTGAGACCTTGCCGCTCTCTCCAGCAGTGATAGTCTGCTGGATTCCGGAAGCCCCAGGAGCCCCAGGAACGTGAGATGTTGTGGAGACAGTGCTGTCTACCACAACTGACTGGTTTTGTACtgcacaaaagagagagagaaacactatTAGAAGTCTAAATGTGGTTTATATAGTGTGTAAATTGATTTCGATGAAATTGGAGACCCCCAGTATTTACAGtgtatgtgaaccctttgggTCATTGTGTTTCATTTCATGACAACtgttcaaaaacagctgctcaaataatgcaaagaaatgattattataattataatgtaaagaagttattattcagatttaaactcaacactaatatctgaacttgaagagcattcagaaatcactatgctgaaataacttcaacggccaatcacagctctcatgtctcggcaggctctccactagtctttcacattgctgttgggaatTAATGCCGTTAAAtggtctcttattttttttccagaactGAATATtgactcctgtgtgtgtgtagtgttttgCACTGTTGCTTTACCTTGTAAAAGTTTCTTCTGCAGCTGCTCGGCGAGACTGTTCTGTTGCATTTTCCTAAGAATCTCCTCAGCAACTTTCCCAGCATCTTGTTTGTACTGATCCTTCATCAGGTCCACAGTGTCCTCGCGGTTGGCCTTCTCCAGCTTGCACACAGGTATGGAACTGAAGCTGTTCACCACACCTTCCTTCAAGTAccatttaaattttttaaattCCTCCCCCCGCATGTCCTCCAGGATGAATAGGAGCACTTCTGAGATGGTGGTCATTTTGCCTCACTGTGGGAGAAAGCAGGGATGAATATATGCCCAACTGATGTGATGCCAATCCAACTGGTTGACCTGTTTTGCTTCTGCCCAACATGATGTatgttttcatttcagtttgatGGTTGAGCTGGTCTACTAGCATGGCTAGTCTGGTCAATCTgaatgaccatcatgaccaagctggttgagcaGCTTGAAAAAACTAGTCCACCACTGTGAGGAGTCTGaccaccagcttggtcaagttggtcaagACCAGTAGGCCCACTGAAGACTAATAAAAACATATGCTACATATGCTAAAACATATGGAAATgttggttctctaaactttactggagtaattctttatttttcagactttttacttctacttctcacattttcccccaattatctgaactttctcctcacattttaaaaacagcctcgttctcctatttcatttccctttgttttcattccggctcgtcatcaataaaaaaaccctctccagataaatctctccatccggaaagtgagagtctgtatatacagtataaacagacaccattctgactccctattggtttataagagatccatcacacctgcacacgtcccgtcactctccagcagctcacagcagacgtctgtagtctagtatgaagactgtgtccgtggcagagactcaagagagctgcagtgaaacgtcccgactgagccccacatttacattccaataaagcttattgatcacacgcctctgaagtctgactttctgcagctttacaaaacttctagacaacgactcctcatattttcctccgtgaagctcatgttaatgctcagtagagcacagagacgctcctttaatagagctgatattactgaaatgcttcattttcaatgggcagatctgcagctgaaacaggagcctagtgcagcccaacatttttaacatcaacattttaatagatcattctcctcattatggcttttagagaaatggagaccctgtggtgcggcctaagctttcggcctttgttttccttccattacttttacttttctacttgaagtagttctgtatatatatatacatttatagaatctgcagactataaacagcataaagtcccaacagcaatgtgaaagactagtggagagccggccaagacatgagagctgtgattggccatGAAGGTTATTATTTCAgtatagtgatttctgaattctctcagagttcagatattggtactgtgtttaaatctgaataataacttctttacattataattcttatcatcatttctttgcattatttgagcagctgtttttgagcagttgtcatttctgctattacataaataaataaatgctctaaatagtaagatttttatttggaatttaggggaaatgttgtccatggtctACATAATGGTAAACTGATTATGTAGAGTggtcttttcattttttccagagctttATTTACACTCGACACACATTTCAAgaaatgtttaaaatcaagaaagaattttttttttaaactttttatacTAGAAATGAAAATGACGTGAGAATAACGTGATAGTGTCGGTACATCAGCTGAAACTCTGACCCAAAACACCAGAGCAAGTCCACAACAGAACGGcttatgaaaaacaaaatgGAGCCAAGTCTGAGCCCAGATCTCAACCCTATAGGAATGCCTATAGGAGTCGTCCAAGGAACCTGACCGAGCTAAAGCAATTCTACCTAGAAGAAGGGGCTAAAATTTCTCCTGAACGATGAGCAGGTGTGATCCACAGCTACAGGAAGCGCCTGGTTGAGGTTATTGCTGCCAAGGGGGGTCAACCAGCTATTAATtccaagggttcacttactttttcttacTTAAAAGTCAAGTCATGgcaaatttatttgtacagctttttacaactgttgtcgtaatcacaaagcagctttacataattagtaat encodes:
- the LOC140535678 gene encoding uncharacterized protein, which codes for MSVETSGCEDGEVTITIQLTQEESSADSGTCTRAVGTDLTMMDIGMLEDLQSENMQLRRLVASLEAKLKWREEEEEQQLNTEVLFEDLQRATGTEGSRDQPTVPELEEEHSLNSGGQSGLTATETQDNHESENQCAPLKPADMPSPFPACNTDPSHVGLPYPAYRGEEQQAPLDLCAVKLRNSRRTGEHKSSDEQSDSKTTGEPSQLSSDFGSNLSSSELVDHHMKLYSGLKFHSQYGIAFSKSPHLRRCVRLPSSDRRFQCFHCGKMFAQLKDFKTHYRTHIQGRPYQCSQCDRSFTCTASLTIHQKVHTGEKLHKCAQCNQTFALSRDLKKHRKIHIREKPYQCSTCGKKFLQLSILKIHERMHTGEKPYQCSQCGKTCTRLDNLKIHQRMHTGEKPYKCPVCGMQFSYSSILKNHQRTHTKEKPYRCSQCKKTFTHSASLTNHQRIHTGERPYQCSECNKTFMRLSDLKTHYRTHTGEKPYECLLCGKKFSHPSNLKNHQRTHLKEKPYKCIQCGKTFSRSTYLTAHLRTHTGEKPFPCSQCDKPFARLSDLKNHYRVHTGEKPCLCSICGKGFAKSSALRRHKRTHAETKNTTIT
- the LOC140535712 gene encoding caspase b, which gives rise to MTTISEVLLFILEDMRGEEFKKFKWYLKEGVVNSFSSIPVCKLEKANREDTVDLMKDQYKQDAGKVAEEILRKMQQNSLAEQLQKKLLQVQNQSVVVDSTVSTTSHVPGAPGASGIQQTITAGESGKVSAPVISGGHFSGPTTFTFN